TAAAAGTGGAAGTGCTGATATGCTTGAAGCTTTAAATATTAAACTTGATTTATCTTTAAAAAAATCTGCAAAGATGCTTGAAGAAACAGGATTTACTTTTATGTTTGCACAAAATCATCATCCTGCTATGAAATATATTATGCCAATTAGAAAAAGTATTCCACATAGAACAATTTTTAATATTTTAGGACCTTTATCAAACCCTGCTACTGTTTCAAAGCAATTAATTGGTGTTTTTGACAAATCATATATAAATAAAATAGCAACTGCTTTAGATTTGTTAGATACTAAAAGATCAATAATTGTTTCATCAAAAGATGGAATGGATGAAATATCTATTTCTGATATTTCTTATGGTACTTCTTTATTTAATGGAAGAATAGAAGACTTTGAGATAAATCCAGAAAACTATGGATTAAAACTTGCACCAAAAGAAGAGATTATTGGTGCAGATGCTTTAACTAATGCAAATATTACAAAAGATATTTTGTCAAATAATATTGAAGGTGCAAAACTTGATATTGTTTTAATAAATACAGCAGCAGCATTAATTGTTGATGAAAAAGCAAGAGATTTTCAAGATGGTATACAAATAGCACAAGAAGCTATTCTAAATGGAAAAGCGAAAGAAAAACTTGAACAAATTATCAAAGTTTCAAATCAATTATAGGTAAGAACTTTGGTAAAAGAATATAATTTAGCATTAGAAGAAATTGATATTTTAACGAATGAGCTTAAAACAATTATAAATGAAGATGTAATTGTGATTTTGCGAGGTGATTTAGCAAGTGGCAAGACTACACTTGTTAAAAATTATGTAAAATCACTAGGATTAGATGATTTAGTTACATCTCCTACTTTCTCTTTACAAAGTGTTTATTCTGGTGATATTTATCATTATGATATTTATAATAAAACTTTAGAAGAGTTCATTTCTTTAGGAATGTTAGAAGAGTTTGAAAAAAGTGGTACTCATTTTGTAGAATGGGGCGATGAAAAATTACAAAATTTATTAGAAGATTATGGATATAATGTAATTTTAATAGAAATAGAAAAATGTGAAAATAAAAGGCAATATAAAATAAATGCATAAATTAAAAATTACAGATATTACAAAATCAATTAAGAAAACTCAAATATTACATGGAATTTCACTAGAAGTTAATTCAGGTGAAATTGTAGGGTTACTTGGACCAAATGGTGCTGGAAAAACTACTACTTTTTATACAGTATGTGGTCTTGTTAAACCAACTTCAGGTCAAGTATTTTTTGATGATAAAGACATTACTTCTTTGCCTTTACATAAAAGAGCATTAAGCGGAATTGGATATTTACCGCAAGAGTCTTCTATTTTTAAAGATTTATCAGTAGAAGATAATTTAATGTTAGCAGCTCAAATTGTAACTGATGATAAAGCAGAACAACACAAAAGAGTTGAAGAATTACTTGAAGTATTTAATATTGAACCAATACGTCAAAGAAAAGGTGTCTCTTTATCTGGAGGTGAGAGAAGAAGAACTGAAATAGCACGTGCTTTAGTTTCTCATCCAAAGTTTTTACTTCTTGATGAACCTTTTGCTGGTGTTGATCCAATTGCAGTAAAAGATATTCAAGAAATTATTGCACAACTTACAAAGATTAATATTGGTGTTTTAATTACAGATCATAATGTTAGAGAAACTTTAGAAATTTGTGATAGAGCTTATGTTATGAAAGCAGGGGCATTACTTGCAAGTGGAACTAGCGATGAAATTAGACAAGATAAAAAAGTACGTGAACACTATCTTGGAGAAGATTTTAATTTCTAAATTTAAAAAAAGTAGTTATGATTATTTCACTACTACTTTATTTCTTCCTGTTCTTTTTGCTTCATATAAAGCTTCATCTGTTCTTGAAATAAAACTGCTTCCTGTATCATCCTCTTTTATAGCACAAACCCCAAAACTTGCCGTAACATTTAAGTTTAAAGCTGTTAATGAATTTTCATAAATAGTACTTCTGATTTTTTCTGCAACAACTCTAGACCCTTCAGCGTTAGTTTCTGGAAGTAGTATCAAAAATTCTTCACCACCCCATCTAACAACTGTATCATGCTCTCTTACACTTTTACTTACAATATTTGCTATTTCTTTTAATACTTCATCACCAGCTTGATGACCATGTTCATCATTAACTTTTTTAAAGAAATCAATATCAAATAATACTAATGATAATTCATTATCATATCTAATACCTCTTCTTATTTCTTTTTCAAATAAAGAATTAAATTTATTTCTATTATATAAACCAGTTAAATTATCATGTGAAGCTTGATATTCTAATAGATTAGATTTTTCTTTTAATTCTGTAACATCAGTTAAAGATAAAACATAAAAATCATTTACATCATCATAATTATCTATATTTATTGTAAATATTCTTTCTTCGTCATTTAAGTTTTTCATCTTTACGATTCTATTAACTTCTTTTAAACTTTTAATATATTCATAGTAACAAGGATAATCTTTTAAGATACTTTTAGAAATAAATCCATAATCTTCTATAAAATAATCAAATATATTTTTTGAGGTATTTATAAACTCTTCTATTGAAGTAATATTAAAAAATTCTAAAAATCTCTTATTTACATTTTTTATAGTTGTTTTATTTGATAATAAAACAATATTATCTTGAGAGTCTAATATAGATTTTATTTTTTGTATTTCATTATCAACTCTTGTTTCTAAAGATATATTCATCTCTTCTAGTTTTCTTTTTAAATAAATTGGTTCAATAGCTTTAATCATGCTTTCAACTAATTGATATAAATCTATTGGTTTCATTGCATAAGTACTAACGCCCACATTTATAGCTTTTTTAAGAAAACTTGGATCATTATGTGCACTTGTAATTACTATAGGAATGTCTTTATTTAACTCTCTTATTAAAGAACACATTTCAAGTCCATCCATTTTAGGCATATTGATATCTGTTACAATTAAATCTATTTCATTAATATTTAGTTTAAATAAGTCAAGTCCTTCTAAACCATTTTCGGCAGAATGAACTTTTTTAACAAGAGATGATAAAAGTTTTGATGTAAACTCTCTAACTTCTATTTCATCTTCTACATATAAAACGGATATGTTTTGTAGTATTTCTTTATTCATCTAAATCACTCTCCTTAAAGTCTATTAATGATGGGTTTTCTATTGGTGCTGAAAAATAATAACCTTGAGAATAATCAACCCCTAATTCTTTTGTTAATGCAAATATTTCTTTATTCTCAACATACTCTGCAATTGTTAATAACTTTAAACTTTTTGCAAATTCTACAATCGTTTTAGTGATTTTATAAGAGTTGTCATCTGTTGCAATATTCTTAATTATAGATGCATCAATTTTTAAATAATCAACATTCATTTTTAATAAGTGTTCAAAATTTGAATATCCAGAACCAAAATCATCAATAGCAACCTTACAACCTAAGTTTTTAATTTCATCAATAAAAGAAATTAAAAGATTATAGTTTTTAACATTTTCATCTTCTAATATTTCAAAGACAACCTTTTTGGCTACATCATATTTGAGTAACATCTCTTTTATAAAAATTAAGAAATCTGGATCTTCAATATCTTCATAAGATATATTTACTGAAAATTCAAAAGGTAAGTTATCGAATTTTTTAAAAGATTTCTCAATAACAATTTTTGTTAACTTTGTATATTGATTAGATTTTTTTGATATATCTAAAAAGAAAAAAGGAGCTATAATTTTACCATCATCTTCTATAAGTCTTACTAGACATTCATACTTATCAACTTTTAAAGTTTTGTTATTAACTATGGCTTGAAAGTATACTTCAATATGGTTTTTTAAGAAAGCAGACTTTAATTTCTT
This sequence is a window from Poseidonibacter parvus. Protein-coding genes within it:
- the trpD gene encoding anthranilate phosphoribosyltransferase, translated to MFNTAKMKFDDIFENRLPQDEVREYLIELYERGETAAEIAGAASAMRDHLIPLPIHYDLKEKIIDNCGTGGDKSNSFNISTTVSILLSACDCYVAKHGNRSITSKSGSADMLEALNIKLDLSLKKSAKMLEETGFTFMFAQNHHPAMKYIMPIRKSIPHRTIFNILGPLSNPATVSKQLIGVFDKSYINKIATALDLLDTKRSIIVSSKDGMDEISISDISYGTSLFNGRIEDFEINPENYGLKLAPKEEIIGADALTNANITKDILSNNIEGAKLDIVLINTAAALIVDEKARDFQDGIQIAQEAILNGKAKEKLEQIIKVSNQL
- the tsaE gene encoding tRNA (adenosine(37)-N6)-threonylcarbamoyltransferase complex ATPase subunit type 1 TsaE produces the protein MVKEYNLALEEIDILTNELKTIINEDVIVILRGDLASGKTTLVKNYVKSLGLDDLVTSPTFSLQSVYSGDIYHYDIYNKTLEEFISLGMLEEFEKSGTHFVEWGDEKLQNLLEDYGYNVILIEIEKCENKRQYKINA
- the lptB gene encoding LPS export ABC transporter ATP-binding protein, whose translation is MHKLKITDITKSIKKTQILHGISLEVNSGEIVGLLGPNGAGKTTTFYTVCGLVKPTSGQVFFDDKDITSLPLHKRALSGIGYLPQESSIFKDLSVEDNLMLAAQIVTDDKAEQHKRVEELLEVFNIEPIRQRKGVSLSGGERRRTEIARALVSHPKFLLLDEPFAGVDPIAVKDIQEIIAQLTKINIGVLITDHNVRETLEICDRAYVMKAGALLASGTSDEIRQDKKVREHYLGEDFNF
- a CDS encoding diguanylate cyclase, which produces MNKEILQNISVLYVEDEIEVREFTSKLLSSLVKKVHSAENGLEGLDLFKLNINEIDLIVTDINMPKMDGLEMCSLIRELNKDIPIVITSAHNDPSFLKKAINVGVSTYAMKPIDLYQLVESMIKAIEPIYLKRKLEEMNISLETRVDNEIQKIKSILDSQDNIVLLSNKTTIKNVNKRFLEFFNITSIEEFINTSKNIFDYFIEDYGFISKSILKDYPCYYEYIKSLKEVNRIVKMKNLNDEERIFTINIDNYDDVNDFYVLSLTDVTELKEKSNLLEYQASHDNLTGLYNRNKFNSLFEKEIRRGIRYDNELSLVLFDIDFFKKVNDEHGHQAGDEVLKEIANIVSKSVREHDTVVRWGGEEFLILLPETNAEGSRVVAEKIRSTIYENSLTALNLNVTASFGVCAIKEDDTGSSFISRTDEALYEAKRTGRNKVVVK